In Rhinatrema bivittatum chromosome 11, aRhiBiv1.1, whole genome shotgun sequence, a single window of DNA contains:
- the LOC115100735 gene encoding ras-related protein Rab-39B-like, with amino-acid sequence MDSLWHYQFRIILLGDSTVGKSSLLKRYTEGAFLDLINQTVGVDFYVQFLEVEPGVYVKLQFWDTAGQERFRSVTRSYYRNSAGGLLMFDLANRKTFENIRSWHREVTEWVQPVKMVFLLVGHKSDLEAQRQVPHEEAEMLAASLGMTYIETSAKTNSNVEAAFQQLTQEIYHTVNLGQAGSQEDWDGVKCRLPSKAAPKEVMTVEQEKRRKCPCW; translated from the exons atggactcCCTGTGGCACTACCAGTTCCGGATCATCCTCCTGGGGGACTCCACGGTGGGGAAGTCCTCCCTGCTGAAGCGCTACACCGAGGGCGCCTTCCTCGACCTCATCAACCAGACGGTGGGGGTGGATTTTTACGTCCAGTTCCTGGAGGTGGAGCCCGGGGTCTACGTGAAGCTTCAGTTCTGGGACACAGCCGGGCAGGAGCGATTCCG GTCTGTGACACGCTCGTACTACCGAAACTCTGCTGGTGGCTTGCTGATGTTTGACCTGGCCAACCGCAAGACCTTTGAAAACATCAGATCATGGCATCGCGAAGTGACAGAGTGGGTGCAGCCAGtcaagatggtgttcctgctggtgGGCCACAAGAGCGACCTGGAAGCACAGCGCCAGGTGCCACACGAGGAGGCCGAGATGCTGGCTGCCTCTTTGGGGATGACGTACATAGAGACCTCGGCCAAAACAAACAGCAACGTGGAAGCTGCCTTCCAGCAGCTGACTCAAGAGATCTACCACACTGTGAACCTGGGGCAAGCAGGATCCCAGGAGGACTGGGATGGTGTGAAATGCAGGCtgccctccaaggccgctcccaaGGAGGTCATGACAGTGGAACAGGAAAAGAGAAGGAAATGCCCATGTTGGTAA
- the TAF12 gene encoding transcription initiation factor TFIID subunit 12 isoform X1: MKMASVFNGPTAVADVIKDLDTQIALIGLGPHNPKQKQDLEKLYDLQAKAQQIMNQFGPSTLINLSNFSSIKSEPVSTPQQSPMANSTTVAKMPGTPSGGGRNSPESNQVLTKKKLQDLVREVDPHEQLDEDVEEMLLQIADDFIESVVTAACQLARHRKSNTLEVKDVQLHLERQWNMWIPGFGSEEIRPYKKACTTEAHKQRMALIRKTTKK, translated from the exons ATGAAAATGGCCTCTGTGTTCAATGGGCCTACAGCAGTAGCTGATGTAATTAAAGATCTAGACACTCAGATAGCT CTGATAGGTTTGGGTCCACACAATCCCAAGCAGAAGCAGGACCTAGAGAAGCTGTATGACCTCCAGGCAAAAGCCCAGCAGATAATGAACCAGTTCGGTCCCTCTACCTTGATCAACCTGTCCAATTTCTCCTCAATCAAATCTGAACCTGTCAGCACTCCACAGCAAAGCCCTATGGCCAACAGCACCACCGTGGCAAAGATGCCCGGCACCCCAAGTGGAGGAGGCCGTAACAGCCCTGAAAGCAACCag gtTTTAACTAAGAAAAAGTTACAGGACCTAGTGAGAGAAGTGGATCCCCATGAACAGCTGGATGAGGATGTGGAAGAG ATGTTGCTGCAGATCGCTGATGACTTCATTGAGAGTGTGGTAACAGCAGCTTGTCAGCTGGCTCGGCATCGCAAATCCAACACTCTGGAAGTAAAAGATGTGCAGCTGCATCTGG AGCGTCAGTGGAACATGTGGATTCCAGGCTTTGGTTCTGAAGAAATCAGACCCTACAAAAAAGCCTGCACGACAGAAGCTCACAAACAG agaATGGCTTTGATTCgcaaaacaacaaagaaataa
- the TAF12 gene encoding transcription initiation factor TFIID subunit 12 isoform X2 translates to MNQFGPSTLINLSNFSSIKSEPVSTPQQSPMANSTTVAKMPGTPSGGGRNSPESNQVLTKKKLQDLVREVDPHEQLDEDVEEMLLQIADDFIESVVTAACQLARHRKSNTLEVKDVQLHLERQWNMWIPGFGSEEIRPYKKACTTEAHKQRMALIRKTTKK, encoded by the exons ATGAACCAGTTCGGTCCCTCTACCTTGATCAACCTGTCCAATTTCTCCTCAATCAAATCTGAACCTGTCAGCACTCCACAGCAAAGCCCTATGGCCAACAGCACCACCGTGGCAAAGATGCCCGGCACCCCAAGTGGAGGAGGCCGTAACAGCCCTGAAAGCAACCag gtTTTAACTAAGAAAAAGTTACAGGACCTAGTGAGAGAAGTGGATCCCCATGAACAGCTGGATGAGGATGTGGAAGAG ATGTTGCTGCAGATCGCTGATGACTTCATTGAGAGTGTGGTAACAGCAGCTTGTCAGCTGGCTCGGCATCGCAAATCCAACACTCTGGAAGTAAAAGATGTGCAGCTGCATCTGG AGCGTCAGTGGAACATGTGGATTCCAGGCTTTGGTTCTGAAGAAATCAGACCCTACAAAAAAGCCTGCACGACAGAAGCTCACAAACAG agaATGGCTTTGATTCgcaaaacaacaaagaaataa